The following coding sequences lie in one Alosa alosa isolate M-15738 ecotype Scorff River chromosome 21, AALO_Geno_1.1, whole genome shotgun sequence genomic window:
- the nox1 gene encoding NADPH oxidase 1 produces the protein MGNWIINHGFTAFLLFIWMGINIFLFVWFYFFYDLGDQFIYTRHLLGSALAWARAPAAVLNFNCMLILLPVCRNLLSLIRGTFMCCGRTMRKQIDHNISFHKLAAYMIGLMTAVHTVAHLLNVEWYYNSFRGEYDALSDALSALEDEGNTTYLNPIRSNTTTPTLFAFTSLAGITGVIITLSLILIITSSMEVIRRSYFEVFWYTHHLFVVFFIGLVIHGAGRIVRSQQTTDPPHNTSFCFSRPEQWGQIPECPIPQFAGGFPQTWMWVIGPMFLYLCERLLRFIRYTQKVEYRKIVIRPSKVLELQLTKKGFKMDVGQYVFLNCPSISQLEWHPFTMTSAPEEDFFSVHIRSAGDWTQKLISMVEQLPEGAQGPKMGVDGPFGTASEDVFDYEVAMLVGAGIGVTPFASIMKSIWYKFKESNPKLRTRKIYFYWLCRETHAFEWFADLLQVLESEMEERGMGDFLTYKLYLTGWDKSHATHAMVHFDEDTDIVTGLKQKTHYGRPNWDKEFEQIRKENPTSTVGSFLCGPAVLAKTLEKKCVKYSDVDPRKTRFYFNKENF, from the exons ATGGGGAATTGGATTATTAATCACGGGTTCACCGCCTTCTTATTG TTCATATGGATGGGCATCAACATATTTCTGTTCGTCTGGTTCTATTTCTTTTACGATCTGGGAGATCAGTTCATCTACACAAGACATCTTTTGGGG TCTGCGCTGGCATGGGCTCGTGCTCCTGCTGCTGTGCTCAACTTCAACTGCATGCTCATTCTGCTGCCAGTCTGCCGCAACCTGCTCTCTCTCATACGAGGAACTTTCATG TGCTGTGGGCGAACCATGAGGAAACAGATTGACCATAATATCAGTTTCCACAAACTCGCTGCTTACATGATCGGTTTAATGACGG CGGTTCACACAGTTGCACATTTGCTGAATGTGGAATGGTACTATAACAGCTTCCGAGGGGAATATGATGCTCTGAGCGATGCCCTGTCTGCTCTGGAGGACGAAGGCAACACCACCTACCTGAATCCTATTCGATCAAACACCACT ACTCCCACTCTTTTTGCTTTCACCTCATTGGCTGGGATCACGGGGGTGATCATCACGCTCTCGCTCATTCTCATTATCACCTCTTCCATGGAGGTCATCCGCCGCAGCTACTTTGAGGTCTTCTGGTACACGCACCACCTGTTTGTGGTGTTCTTCATTGGGCTGGTCATCCATGGAGCAGG GCGGATTGTGCGGAGTCAACAGACCACAGACCCCCCACATAACACAAGTTTTTGTTTTAGTCGACCTGAGCAATGGGGCCAAATTCCTGAGTGCCCGATACCTCAGTTTGCTGGAGGATTCCCACAG ACTTGGATGTGGGTGATTGGGCCAATGTTCCTCTACTTGTGTGAGCGTTTGCTGCGCTTCATTCGCTACACACAGAAGGTCGAATACAGAAAG attgTGATCCGGCCATCCAAAGTGCTAGAGCTGCAGCTGACGAAGAAAGGCTTCAAGATGGACGTCGGCCAGTACGTCTTCCTCAACTGCCCGTCCATCTCGCAGCTGGAGTGGCACCCGTTCACCATGACCTCGGCACCCGAGGAGGACTTCTTCAGCGTGCACATCCGCTCCGCTGGGGACTGGACGCAGAAACTCATCAGCATGGTGGAGCAGCTGCCCGAGGGAGCTCAGGGGCCAAA AATGGGAGTGGACGGCCCTTTTGGCACTGCCAGCGAGGACGTGTTTGACTACGAGGTCGCCATGCTAGTCGGGGCCGGGATTGGGGTGACCCCTTTCGCCTCCATCATGAAATCCATCTGGTACAAGTTCAAGGAATCTAATCCCAAGCTGCGCACAAGGAAG ATTTACTTCTACTGGCTGTGCAGGGAGACGCACGCTTTCGAATGGTTCGCCGACCTTCTGCAGGTGCTGGAGtcggagatggaggagagaggcatGGGGGACTTCCTCACTTACAAGCTCTACCTCACAGGCTGGGACAAAAGCCAT GCAACGCACGCAATGGTTCATTTTGATGAGGACACAGATATTGTCACTGGACTGAAGCAGAAGACCCACTATGGCAGGCCAAATTGGGACAAAGAATTTGAGCAAATTCGCAAAGAGAACCCCAC TTCCACGGTCGGCAGTTTTCTCTGCGGCCCTGCAGTCTTGGCCAAGACTCTGGAGAAGAAATGTGTCAAGTACTCAGACGTAGACCCCCGGAAAACAAGGTTTTACTTCAACAAGGAGAACTTCTGA
- the cstf2 gene encoding cleavage stimulation factor subunit 2 isoform X4 produces the protein MANLAAAAAAAAARDPAVDRSLRSVFVGNIPYEATEEQLKDIFSEVGLVVSFRLVYDRETGKPKGYGFCEYQDQETALSAMRNLNGREFSGRALRVDNAASEKNKEELKSMSLGTGAPIIESPYGDGCSTEEAPESISRAVASLPPEQMFELMKQMKLCVQNSPQEARNMLLQNPQLAYALLQAQVVMRIVDPEIALKMLHRQAPVQPLIPSSQAVAAPATSQPLPLPNVPVSQPQPMPGMHVNGAPQMMQPPQMGGVPGPMPGQGPVGPAGGMQPQMGMPQGGPMPMDRGQVPMADPRAPMRGGVPPPGPTGVPPRGLLGDGPNDPRGGTLLNVTGDVVEPSRGFMGPPPHQGPPMHMGPPDMRGPHDMRGPPMNEPRGMMVEPRGPMMDQRGPPMEARAPMPGGRDPRAVDARGPVAGQRVPMSSGMPGQVPHSMQATAPPTSRPGPGMSGVPQSGGFSPGQSQVSSQDQEKAALIMQVLQLTPEQIAMLPPEQRQSILILKEQIQKTAGAP, from the exons ATGGCGAATTTAGCCGCTGCcgctgcagctgctgcagcGAGAGATCCAGCTGTAGACCGTTCTTTGCGTTCAGTTTTTG TGGGAAACATACCTTATGAGGCCACAGAAGAGCAACTGAAAGATATCTTCTCAGAAGTGGGACTGGTGGTGAGCTTCAG GTTAGTGTACGACAGAGAGACTGGCAAGCCGAAGGGATATGGCTTCTGTGAGTATCAGGACCAAGAGACTGCTCTCAGTGCCATGCGGAACCTGAATGGGAGAGAATTCAGTGGTAGAGCCCTGCGAGTTGATAATGCTGCCAGTGAAAAGAACAAAGAAGAGCTTAAAAGTATGa GTTTGGGAACTGGCGCTCCCATCATCGAGTCCCCGTACGGTGATGGCTGCAGCACAGAGGAGGCCCCGGAGTCCATCAGTCGTGCAGTGGCCAGCCTGCCCCCAGAGCAGATGTTCGAGCTGATGAAACAGATGAAg CTGTGCGTGCAGAACAGCCCACAGGAGGCCCGGAACATGCTGCTGCAGAACCCTCAGCTGGCCTATGCCCTGCTCCAGGCTCAGGTGGTCATGAGGATTGTTGACCCAGAGATTGCTTTG AAAATGCTGCATCGCCAGGCCCCAGTACAGCCCCTGATCCCCAGCAGTCAGGCTGTGGCGGCCCCTGCCACCAGCCAACCGTTGCCCCTGCCCAACGTCCCCGTTTCCCAGCCTCAGCCCATG CCCGGGATGCATGTGAACGGAGCCCCTCAGATGATGCAGCCTCCCCAGATGGGAGGTGTGCCAGGACCCATGCCAGGGCAAGGCCCAGTGGGGCCAGCAG GAGGGATGCAACCGCAGATGGGTATGCCCCAGGGTGGCCCTATGCCAATGGACAGGGGACAAG tGCCCATGGCCGACCCTCGGGCACCCATGCGTGGTGGTGTCCCTCCTCCTGGCCCCACCGGCGTTCCCCCCAGGGGCCTGCTGGGTGATGGACCCAACGATCCCCGAGGGGGGACGCTGCTCAATGTCACGGGGGATGTGGTGGAGCCCAG CCGTGGCTTCATGGGGCCGCCGCCACATCAGGGCCCACCCATGCACATGGGACCTCCGGACATGCGCGGACCGCACGACATGAGGGGCCCACCTATGAACGAGCCCAGGGGCATGATGGTAGAACCCAGAGGACCAATGATGGACCAGAGAGGCCCACCCATGGAGGCTAGAG CACCGATGCCGGGAGGCCGAGACCCCAGGGCAGTGGACGCGCGGGGCCCCGTGGCTGGCCAGAGGGTCCCCATGTCCAGCGGAATGCCTGGACAGGTGCCTCACTCTATGCAGGCCACTGCACCCCCCACCAGCAGACCG GGTCCTGGTATGTCTGGAGTTCCTCAGTCCGGCGGATTCAGTCCTGGCCAAAGCCAGGTCTCGTCTCAGGACCAGGAGAAG GCCGCCCTGATCATGCAGGTTTTGCAGCTGACCCCAGAACAGATTGCCATGTTGCCGCCAGAGCAGAGGCAAAGCATCCTCATCCTGAAAGAACAGATTCAGAAGACTGCTGGAGCACcctaa
- the cstf2 gene encoding cleavage stimulation factor subunit 2 isoform X5: MANLAAAAAAAAARDPAVDRSLRSVFVGNIPYEATEEQLKDIFSEVGLVVSFRLVYDRETGKPKGYGFCEYQDQETALSAMRNLNGREFSGRALRVDNAASEKNKEELKSLGTGAPIIESPYGDGCSTEEAPESISRAVASLPPEQMFELMKQMKLCVQNSPQEARNMLLQNPQLAYALLQAQVVMRIVDPEIALKMLHRQAPVQPLIPSSQAVAAPATSQPLPLPNVPVSQPQPMPGMHVNGAPQMMQPPQMGGVPGPMPGQGPVGPAGGMQPQMGMPQGGPMPMDRGQVPMADPRAPMRGGVPPPGPTGVPPRGLLGDGPNDPRGGTLLNVTGDVVEPSRGFMGPPPHQGPPMHMGPPDMRGPHDMRGPPMNEPRGMMVEPRGPMMDQRGPPMEARAPMPGGRDPRAVDARGPVAGQRVPMSSGMPGQVPHSMQATAPPTSRPGPGMSGVPQSGGFSPGQSQVSSQDQEKAALIMQVLQLTPEQIAMLPPEQRQSILILKEQIQKTAGAP, translated from the exons ATGGCGAATTTAGCCGCTGCcgctgcagctgctgcagcGAGAGATCCAGCTGTAGACCGTTCTTTGCGTTCAGTTTTTG TGGGAAACATACCTTATGAGGCCACAGAAGAGCAACTGAAAGATATCTTCTCAGAAGTGGGACTGGTGGTGAGCTTCAG GTTAGTGTACGACAGAGAGACTGGCAAGCCGAAGGGATATGGCTTCTGTGAGTATCAGGACCAAGAGACTGCTCTCAGTGCCATGCGGAACCTGAATGGGAGAGAATTCAGTGGTAGAGCCCTGCGAGTTGATAATGCTGCCAGTGAAAAGAACAAAGAAGAGCTTAAAA GTTTGGGAACTGGCGCTCCCATCATCGAGTCCCCGTACGGTGATGGCTGCAGCACAGAGGAGGCCCCGGAGTCCATCAGTCGTGCAGTGGCCAGCCTGCCCCCAGAGCAGATGTTCGAGCTGATGAAACAGATGAAg CTGTGCGTGCAGAACAGCCCACAGGAGGCCCGGAACATGCTGCTGCAGAACCCTCAGCTGGCCTATGCCCTGCTCCAGGCTCAGGTGGTCATGAGGATTGTTGACCCAGAGATTGCTTTG AAAATGCTGCATCGCCAGGCCCCAGTACAGCCCCTGATCCCCAGCAGTCAGGCTGTGGCGGCCCCTGCCACCAGCCAACCGTTGCCCCTGCCCAACGTCCCCGTTTCCCAGCCTCAGCCCATG CCCGGGATGCATGTGAACGGAGCCCCTCAGATGATGCAGCCTCCCCAGATGGGAGGTGTGCCAGGACCCATGCCAGGGCAAGGCCCAGTGGGGCCAGCAG GAGGGATGCAACCGCAGATGGGTATGCCCCAGGGTGGCCCTATGCCAATGGACAGGGGACAAG tGCCCATGGCCGACCCTCGGGCACCCATGCGTGGTGGTGTCCCTCCTCCTGGCCCCACCGGCGTTCCCCCCAGGGGCCTGCTGGGTGATGGACCCAACGATCCCCGAGGGGGGACGCTGCTCAATGTCACGGGGGATGTGGTGGAGCCCAG CCGTGGCTTCATGGGGCCGCCGCCACATCAGGGCCCACCCATGCACATGGGACCTCCGGACATGCGCGGACCGCACGACATGAGGGGCCCACCTATGAACGAGCCCAGGGGCATGATGGTAGAACCCAGAGGACCAATGATGGACCAGAGAGGCCCACCCATGGAGGCTAGAG CACCGATGCCGGGAGGCCGAGACCCCAGGGCAGTGGACGCGCGGGGCCCCGTGGCTGGCCAGAGGGTCCCCATGTCCAGCGGAATGCCTGGACAGGTGCCTCACTCTATGCAGGCCACTGCACCCCCCACCAGCAGACCG GGTCCTGGTATGTCTGGAGTTCCTCAGTCCGGCGGATTCAGTCCTGGCCAAAGCCAGGTCTCGTCTCAGGACCAGGAGAAG GCCGCCCTGATCATGCAGGTTTTGCAGCTGACCCCAGAACAGATTGCCATGTTGCCGCCAGAGCAGAGGCAAAGCATCCTCATCCTGAAAGAACAGATTCAGAAGACTGCTGGAGCACcctaa
- the cstf2 gene encoding cleavage stimulation factor subunit 2 isoform X1 produces the protein MANLAAAAAAAAARDPAVDRSLRSVFVGNIPYEATEEQLKDIFSEVGLVVSFRLVYDRETGKPKGYGFCEYQDQETALSAMRNLNGREFSGRALRVDNAASEKNKEELKSMSLGTGAPIIESPYGDGCSTEEAPESISRAVASLPPEQMFELMKQMKLCVQNSPQEARNMLLQNPQLAYALLQAQVVMRIVDPEIALKMLHRQAPVQPLIPSSQAVAAPATSQPLPLPNVPVSQPQPMPGMHVNGAPQMMQPPQMGGVPGPMPGQGPVGPAGGMQPQMGMPQGGPMPMDRGQGSLQDSPVGAASQAAGERPQVPMADPRAPMRGGVPPPGPTGVPPRGLLGDGPNDPRGGTLLNVTGDVVEPSRGFMGPPPHQGPPMHMGPPDMRGPHDMRGPPMNEPRGMMVEPRGPMMDQRGPPMEARAPMPGGRDPRAVDARGPVAGQRVPMSSGMPGQVPHSMQATAPPTSRPGPGMSGVPQSGGFSPGQSQVSSQDQEKAALIMQVLQLTPEQIAMLPPEQRQSILILKEQIQKTAGAP, from the exons ATGGCGAATTTAGCCGCTGCcgctgcagctgctgcagcGAGAGATCCAGCTGTAGACCGTTCTTTGCGTTCAGTTTTTG TGGGAAACATACCTTATGAGGCCACAGAAGAGCAACTGAAAGATATCTTCTCAGAAGTGGGACTGGTGGTGAGCTTCAG GTTAGTGTACGACAGAGAGACTGGCAAGCCGAAGGGATATGGCTTCTGTGAGTATCAGGACCAAGAGACTGCTCTCAGTGCCATGCGGAACCTGAATGGGAGAGAATTCAGTGGTAGAGCCCTGCGAGTTGATAATGCTGCCAGTGAAAAGAACAAAGAAGAGCTTAAAAGTATGa GTTTGGGAACTGGCGCTCCCATCATCGAGTCCCCGTACGGTGATGGCTGCAGCACAGAGGAGGCCCCGGAGTCCATCAGTCGTGCAGTGGCCAGCCTGCCCCCAGAGCAGATGTTCGAGCTGATGAAACAGATGAAg CTGTGCGTGCAGAACAGCCCACAGGAGGCCCGGAACATGCTGCTGCAGAACCCTCAGCTGGCCTATGCCCTGCTCCAGGCTCAGGTGGTCATGAGGATTGTTGACCCAGAGATTGCTTTG AAAATGCTGCATCGCCAGGCCCCAGTACAGCCCCTGATCCCCAGCAGTCAGGCTGTGGCGGCCCCTGCCACCAGCCAACCGTTGCCCCTGCCCAACGTCCCCGTTTCCCAGCCTCAGCCCATG CCCGGGATGCATGTGAACGGAGCCCCTCAGATGATGCAGCCTCCCCAGATGGGAGGTGTGCCAGGACCCATGCCAGGGCAAGGCCCAGTGGGGCCAGCAG GAGGGATGCAACCGCAGATGGGTATGCCCCAGGGTGGCCCTATGCCAATGGACAGGGGACAAG GAAGCCTTCAGGACTCTCCTGTGGGAGCAGCCAGCCAGGCTGCGGGAGAGCGGCCCCAAG tGCCCATGGCCGACCCTCGGGCACCCATGCGTGGTGGTGTCCCTCCTCCTGGCCCCACCGGCGTTCCCCCCAGGGGCCTGCTGGGTGATGGACCCAACGATCCCCGAGGGGGGACGCTGCTCAATGTCACGGGGGATGTGGTGGAGCCCAG CCGTGGCTTCATGGGGCCGCCGCCACATCAGGGCCCACCCATGCACATGGGACCTCCGGACATGCGCGGACCGCACGACATGAGGGGCCCACCTATGAACGAGCCCAGGGGCATGATGGTAGAACCCAGAGGACCAATGATGGACCAGAGAGGCCCACCCATGGAGGCTAGAG CACCGATGCCGGGAGGCCGAGACCCCAGGGCAGTGGACGCGCGGGGCCCCGTGGCTGGCCAGAGGGTCCCCATGTCCAGCGGAATGCCTGGACAGGTGCCTCACTCTATGCAGGCCACTGCACCCCCCACCAGCAGACCG GGTCCTGGTATGTCTGGAGTTCCTCAGTCCGGCGGATTCAGTCCTGGCCAAAGCCAGGTCTCGTCTCAGGACCAGGAGAAG GCCGCCCTGATCATGCAGGTTTTGCAGCTGACCCCAGAACAGATTGCCATGTTGCCGCCAGAGCAGAGGCAAAGCATCCTCATCCTGAAAGAACAGATTCAGAAGACTGCTGGAGCACcctaa
- the cstf2 gene encoding cleavage stimulation factor subunit 2 isoform X3 has product MANLAAAAAAAAARDPAVDRSLRSVFVGNIPYEATEEQLKDIFSEVGLVVSFRLVYDRETGKPKGYGFCEYQDQETALSAMRNLNGREFSGRALRVDNAASEKNKEELKSMSLGTGAPIIESPYGDGCSTEEAPESISRAVASLPPEQMFELMKQMKLCVQNSPQEARNMLLQNPQLAYALLQAQVVMRIVDPEIALKMLHRQAPVQPLIPSSQAVAAPATSQPLPLPNVPVSQPQPMPGMHVNGAPQMMQPPQMGGVPGPMPGQGPVGPAGGMQPQMGMPQGGPMPMDRGQGSLQDSPVGAASQAAGERPQVPMADPRAPMRGGVPPPGPTGVPPRGLLGDGPNDPRGGTLLNVTGDVVEPSRGFMGPPPHQGPPMHMGPPDMRGPHDMRGPPMNEPRGMMVEPRGPMMDQRGPPMEARAPMPGGRDPRAVDARGPVAGQRVPMSSGMPGQGPGMSGVPQSGGFSPGQSQVSSQDQEKAALIMQVLQLTPEQIAMLPPEQRQSILILKEQIQKTAGAP; this is encoded by the exons ATGGCGAATTTAGCCGCTGCcgctgcagctgctgcagcGAGAGATCCAGCTGTAGACCGTTCTTTGCGTTCAGTTTTTG TGGGAAACATACCTTATGAGGCCACAGAAGAGCAACTGAAAGATATCTTCTCAGAAGTGGGACTGGTGGTGAGCTTCAG GTTAGTGTACGACAGAGAGACTGGCAAGCCGAAGGGATATGGCTTCTGTGAGTATCAGGACCAAGAGACTGCTCTCAGTGCCATGCGGAACCTGAATGGGAGAGAATTCAGTGGTAGAGCCCTGCGAGTTGATAATGCTGCCAGTGAAAAGAACAAAGAAGAGCTTAAAAGTATGa GTTTGGGAACTGGCGCTCCCATCATCGAGTCCCCGTACGGTGATGGCTGCAGCACAGAGGAGGCCCCGGAGTCCATCAGTCGTGCAGTGGCCAGCCTGCCCCCAGAGCAGATGTTCGAGCTGATGAAACAGATGAAg CTGTGCGTGCAGAACAGCCCACAGGAGGCCCGGAACATGCTGCTGCAGAACCCTCAGCTGGCCTATGCCCTGCTCCAGGCTCAGGTGGTCATGAGGATTGTTGACCCAGAGATTGCTTTG AAAATGCTGCATCGCCAGGCCCCAGTACAGCCCCTGATCCCCAGCAGTCAGGCTGTGGCGGCCCCTGCCACCAGCCAACCGTTGCCCCTGCCCAACGTCCCCGTTTCCCAGCCTCAGCCCATG CCCGGGATGCATGTGAACGGAGCCCCTCAGATGATGCAGCCTCCCCAGATGGGAGGTGTGCCAGGACCCATGCCAGGGCAAGGCCCAGTGGGGCCAGCAG GAGGGATGCAACCGCAGATGGGTATGCCCCAGGGTGGCCCTATGCCAATGGACAGGGGACAAG GAAGCCTTCAGGACTCTCCTGTGGGAGCAGCCAGCCAGGCTGCGGGAGAGCGGCCCCAAG tGCCCATGGCCGACCCTCGGGCACCCATGCGTGGTGGTGTCCCTCCTCCTGGCCCCACCGGCGTTCCCCCCAGGGGCCTGCTGGGTGATGGACCCAACGATCCCCGAGGGGGGACGCTGCTCAATGTCACGGGGGATGTGGTGGAGCCCAG CCGTGGCTTCATGGGGCCGCCGCCACATCAGGGCCCACCCATGCACATGGGACCTCCGGACATGCGCGGACCGCACGACATGAGGGGCCCACCTATGAACGAGCCCAGGGGCATGATGGTAGAACCCAGAGGACCAATGATGGACCAGAGAGGCCCACCCATGGAGGCTAGAG CACCGATGCCGGGAGGCCGAGACCCCAGGGCAGTGGACGCGCGGGGCCCCGTGGCTGGCCAGAGGGTCCCCATGTCCAGCGGAATGCCTGGACAG GGTCCTGGTATGTCTGGAGTTCCTCAGTCCGGCGGATTCAGTCCTGGCCAAAGCCAGGTCTCGTCTCAGGACCAGGAGAAG GCCGCCCTGATCATGCAGGTTTTGCAGCTGACCCCAGAACAGATTGCCATGTTGCCGCCAGAGCAGAGGCAAAGCATCCTCATCCTGAAAGAACAGATTCAGAAGACTGCTGGAGCACcctaa
- the cstf2 gene encoding cleavage stimulation factor subunit 2 isoform X2: MANLAAAAAAAAARDPAVDRSLRSVFVGNIPYEATEEQLKDIFSEVGLVVSFRLVYDRETGKPKGYGFCEYQDQETALSAMRNLNGREFSGRALRVDNAASEKNKEELKSLGTGAPIIESPYGDGCSTEEAPESISRAVASLPPEQMFELMKQMKLCVQNSPQEARNMLLQNPQLAYALLQAQVVMRIVDPEIALKMLHRQAPVQPLIPSSQAVAAPATSQPLPLPNVPVSQPQPMPGMHVNGAPQMMQPPQMGGVPGPMPGQGPVGPAGGMQPQMGMPQGGPMPMDRGQGSLQDSPVGAASQAAGERPQVPMADPRAPMRGGVPPPGPTGVPPRGLLGDGPNDPRGGTLLNVTGDVVEPSRGFMGPPPHQGPPMHMGPPDMRGPHDMRGPPMNEPRGMMVEPRGPMMDQRGPPMEARAPMPGGRDPRAVDARGPVAGQRVPMSSGMPGQVPHSMQATAPPTSRPGPGMSGVPQSGGFSPGQSQVSSQDQEKAALIMQVLQLTPEQIAMLPPEQRQSILILKEQIQKTAGAP; encoded by the exons ATGGCGAATTTAGCCGCTGCcgctgcagctgctgcagcGAGAGATCCAGCTGTAGACCGTTCTTTGCGTTCAGTTTTTG TGGGAAACATACCTTATGAGGCCACAGAAGAGCAACTGAAAGATATCTTCTCAGAAGTGGGACTGGTGGTGAGCTTCAG GTTAGTGTACGACAGAGAGACTGGCAAGCCGAAGGGATATGGCTTCTGTGAGTATCAGGACCAAGAGACTGCTCTCAGTGCCATGCGGAACCTGAATGGGAGAGAATTCAGTGGTAGAGCCCTGCGAGTTGATAATGCTGCCAGTGAAAAGAACAAAGAAGAGCTTAAAA GTTTGGGAACTGGCGCTCCCATCATCGAGTCCCCGTACGGTGATGGCTGCAGCACAGAGGAGGCCCCGGAGTCCATCAGTCGTGCAGTGGCCAGCCTGCCCCCAGAGCAGATGTTCGAGCTGATGAAACAGATGAAg CTGTGCGTGCAGAACAGCCCACAGGAGGCCCGGAACATGCTGCTGCAGAACCCTCAGCTGGCCTATGCCCTGCTCCAGGCTCAGGTGGTCATGAGGATTGTTGACCCAGAGATTGCTTTG AAAATGCTGCATCGCCAGGCCCCAGTACAGCCCCTGATCCCCAGCAGTCAGGCTGTGGCGGCCCCTGCCACCAGCCAACCGTTGCCCCTGCCCAACGTCCCCGTTTCCCAGCCTCAGCCCATG CCCGGGATGCATGTGAACGGAGCCCCTCAGATGATGCAGCCTCCCCAGATGGGAGGTGTGCCAGGACCCATGCCAGGGCAAGGCCCAGTGGGGCCAGCAG GAGGGATGCAACCGCAGATGGGTATGCCCCAGGGTGGCCCTATGCCAATGGACAGGGGACAAG GAAGCCTTCAGGACTCTCCTGTGGGAGCAGCCAGCCAGGCTGCGGGAGAGCGGCCCCAAG tGCCCATGGCCGACCCTCGGGCACCCATGCGTGGTGGTGTCCCTCCTCCTGGCCCCACCGGCGTTCCCCCCAGGGGCCTGCTGGGTGATGGACCCAACGATCCCCGAGGGGGGACGCTGCTCAATGTCACGGGGGATGTGGTGGAGCCCAG CCGTGGCTTCATGGGGCCGCCGCCACATCAGGGCCCACCCATGCACATGGGACCTCCGGACATGCGCGGACCGCACGACATGAGGGGCCCACCTATGAACGAGCCCAGGGGCATGATGGTAGAACCCAGAGGACCAATGATGGACCAGAGAGGCCCACCCATGGAGGCTAGAG CACCGATGCCGGGAGGCCGAGACCCCAGGGCAGTGGACGCGCGGGGCCCCGTGGCTGGCCAGAGGGTCCCCATGTCCAGCGGAATGCCTGGACAGGTGCCTCACTCTATGCAGGCCACTGCACCCCCCACCAGCAGACCG GGTCCTGGTATGTCTGGAGTTCCTCAGTCCGGCGGATTCAGTCCTGGCCAAAGCCAGGTCTCGTCTCAGGACCAGGAGAAG GCCGCCCTGATCATGCAGGTTTTGCAGCTGACCCCAGAACAGATTGCCATGTTGCCGCCAGAGCAGAGGCAAAGCATCCTCATCCTGAAAGAACAGATTCAGAAGACTGCTGGAGCACcctaa